One part of the Pecten maximus chromosome 1, xPecMax1.1, whole genome shotgun sequence genome encodes these proteins:
- the LOC117324169 gene encoding methyltransferase-like protein 23 → MSCGHQTSSLKTFTFLDIPNGKRITVLIPEILEESYGMYMWPCAPVLAQYVWSQRERIKGASVLEIGSGTALPGIVAAKCDAQVILSDSSDQCLDTCRASCRANALSDVPVIGMTWGLFEQSMLDLPKVDFILGSDCFYDTKDFEDIIVTVAFLLNKNKKAEFWSAYQQRSSDRSIESLLKKWQLTCTHVSLSMFGADVPELAGSDLTGNHSIQLLVITRVNQETED, encoded by the exons ATGTCATGCGGCCATCAGACATCATCTCTAAAGACGTTTACCTTCCTCGACATACCCAACGGTAAACGGATAACAGTTTTGATTCCGGAG ATACTGGAGGAGAGCTATGGTATGTACATGTGGCCCTGTGCTCCTGTGTTGGCTCAGTATGTTTGGTCTCAGAGGGAACGGATCAAAGGAGCCTCTGTGTTAGAG ATAGGATCTGGAACCGCTCTGCCTGGGATAGTGGCAGCCAAATGTGATGCTCAGGTGATCCTCAGTGATAGTTCTGACCAGTGTTTGGACACCTGCCGCGCCTCTTGTAGGGCGAATGCACTGTCTGATGTGCCAGTCATTGGCATGACCTGGGGACTGTTTGAACAAAGCATGTTGGACCTACCCAAGGTGGACTTCATACTGGGTTCTGATTGCTTCTATGATACCAAAG ACTTTGAAGACATCATAGTGACTGTGGCTTTtctgttaaacaaaaacaagaaagcAGAATTCTGGAGTGCTTATCAACAACGAAG TTctgataggagtatagagtCTTTACTGAAGAAATGGCAACTGACCTGTACTCATGTGTCACTATCAATGTTTGGTGCCGACGTCCCAGAATTGGCCGGGTCAGACTTAACAGGTAACCATAGCATACAACTGTTGGTCATCACACGTGTTAATCAAGAGACAGAAGACTGA